A genomic window from Salmo salar chromosome ssa23, Ssal_v3.1, whole genome shotgun sequence includes:
- the LOC106584206 gene encoding FYN-binding protein 1 isoform X2: MIFNALEKAKRKFGSPLTTPSPSSPVPPTIEDQPPLPHKSLPELPPIDYDDLAGAGPPTPLKPALVNSVDVRQAFPVLERIAGDGIPDLLVAPPPLSRRCLPEASTLRPLQEKPLRFPTMNLTSHAGEIPAPLEFSVADPALDVPEFEDVGSELLKLEAREIQPADLVEREGSEWGDGEYGDNIPETVLLKQDILEEGEGLPEFEDHRVPESEPVVEVPLEVRVEFIQEIVPASPSSQDPQPAAGSAAEDGTYESYDKANEDMPSAKQKVKGQPTKKKKEPKSKTQAPYNPYAETQPPTKGTPRAGWSFKKPAPETPEKKDLKKKDKQHLGKDKKEQKEREKKEQKEREKKENEMKTFKITGQEEAIYQATVTVASKGRKNDLALKNRDIVSIIRTTNCPKGKWLVRDSTNTYGYVSVSQLDLDIKEMLKLGKKASHSISHKDSSTVVQQGGEVARMGSRTSNHYPLQEDTGSFTDDSEEWTYDNEPLSFPNEEDPTESGHIQTMSMTVSPGSRELSIHHQQTHNDTTIDGMDIQAKHEALQKLATFFHKPVVEEPIRRHEEPEKKPISPVDIEEPVYPCKVEAALELLDMMVLPPPGLFADDNQ, translated from the exons ATGATCTTCAATGCTCTGGAGAAGGCCAAGAGGAAGTTTGGCAG CCCTTTGaccaccccctccccctccagcccTGTCCCACCCACCATAGAGGACCAACCCCCACTCCCCCACAAATCCCTCCCTGAGCTCCCACCAATCGACTACGATGATCTGGCCGGGGCGGGGCCCCCTACACCCCTGAAACcggccctggtcaacagtgttGACGTTA ggCAGGCGTTTCCTGTGTTGGAGAGGATAGCAGGGGACGGGATACCAGACCTGTTGGTGGCACCCCCTCCTCTCTCGAGGAGGTGCCTTCCGGAGGCCTCCACCCTGCGACCCCTGCAAGAGAAACCCCTCCGATTCCCCACCATGAACCTGACCTCCCATG CTGGGGAGATTCCTGCTCCTCTAGAGTTCTCCGTAGCCGATCCTGCTCTTGACGTTCCCGAGTTTGAGGATGTAGGGTCGGAGCTTCTGAAATTGGAAGCCCGAGAAATCCAGCCTGCAGacttggtggagagagaggggtcagaaTGGGGGGATGGAGAATATGGTGACAACATTCCAGAGACAGTGCTTCTGAAGCAGGACATtctggaagagggggaggggcttCCAGAATTCGAGGACCACAGAGTTCCAGAATCAGAACCGGTGGTCGAGGTTCCATTGGAGGTTCGGGTGGAGTTTATCCAAGAAATTGTCCCTGCCTCCCCTTCCAGCCAGGACCCCCAGCCAGCGGCAGG ATCTGCTGCAGAAGACGGCACCTATGAGAGCTATGACAAAGCCAATGAAGACATGCCCTCAGCCAAACAGAAGGTCAAGGGTCAACCCACCAAGAAGAAGAAGGAACCAAAGAGTAAGACACAGGCACCTTACA ACCCATATGCTGAGACTCAGCCTCCG ACTAAAGGAACACCCAGGGCTGGCTGGTCTTTTAAGAAGCCTGCTCCGGAAACCCCAGAGAAGAAAGATCTGAAGAAGAAAGACAAACAACATCTGGGGAAGGACAAgaaagaacagaaagagagagagaagaaggagcagaaagagagagagaagaaagaaaacgAGATGAAGACGTTTAAG ATAACAGGTCAGGAGGAGGCTATATATCAGGCTACAGTGACGGTAGCATCTAAAGGACGGAAGAACGACCTGGCTTTGAAGAATAGAGACATCGTCAGCATCATACGGACCACAAACTGCCCCAAAGGAAAATGGCTGGTCAGGGACAGCACTAATACAT atgggtACGTCTCAGTGAGCCAGCTGGATCTGGACATTAAGGAGATGTTGAAGCTGGGGAAGAAGGCTTCTCATTCCATCAGCCATAAGGACAGCAGTACTGTGGTACAACAGGGAGGAGAGGTGGCCAGGATGGGCAGCAGGACTTCCAATCACTACCCACTGCAGGAAGATACAGGCAGCT TTACAGACGATAGTGAGGAGTGGACGTATGACAATgaacctctctccttccccaatGAGGAAGATCCTACAGAGAG CGGCCACATCCAAACCATGTCCATGACGG tttctCCAGGAAGCAGAGAGCTTAGCATCCACCACCAACAAACACACAATGACACCACCATAGATGGCATGGATATTCA GGCGAAACATGAAGCACTTCAGAAGCTGGCCACTTTCTTCCACAAACCTGTTGTAGAGGAACCCAtcaggag ACATGAAGAACCTGAAAAAAAACCAATCA GCCCCGTGGATATAGAAGAACCAGTGTACCC ATGTAAAGTGGAAGCAGCTTTGGAGCTTCTAGACATGATGGTTCTTCCTCCTCCTGGCCTGTTTGCAGATGACAATCAATGA
- the LOC106584206 gene encoding FYN-binding protein 1 isoform X3, whose translation MIFNALEKAKRKFGSPLTTPSPSSPVPPTIEDQPPLPHKSLPELPPIDYDDLAGAGPPTPLKPALVNSVDVRQAFPVLERIAGDGIPDLLVAPPPLSRRCLPEASTLRPLQEKPLRFPTMNLTSHAGEIPAPLEFSVADPALDVPEFEDVGSELLKLEAREIQPADLVEREGSEWGDGEYGDNIPETVLLKQDILEEGEGLPEFEDHRVPESEPVVEVPLEVRVEFIQEIVPASPSSQDPQPAAGSAAEDGTYESYDKANEDMPSAKQKVKGQPTKKKKEPKNPYAETQPPTKGTPRAGWSFKKPAPETPEKKDLKKKDKQHLGKDKKEQKEREKKEQKEREKKENEMKTFKITGQEEAIYQATVTVASKGRKNDLALKNRDIVSIIRTTNCPKGKWLVRDSTNTYGYVSVSQLDLDIKEMLKLGKKASHSISHKDSSTVVQQGGEVARMGSRTSNHYPLQEDTGSFTDDSEEWTYDNEPLSFPNEEDPTESGHIQTMSMTVSPGSRELSIHHQQTHNDTTIDGMDIQAKHEALQKLATFFHKPVVEEPIRRRHEEPEKKPISPVDIEEPVYPCKVEAALELLDMMVLPPPGLFADDNQ comes from the exons ATGATCTTCAATGCTCTGGAGAAGGCCAAGAGGAAGTTTGGCAG CCCTTTGaccaccccctccccctccagcccTGTCCCACCCACCATAGAGGACCAACCCCCACTCCCCCACAAATCCCTCCCTGAGCTCCCACCAATCGACTACGATGATCTGGCCGGGGCGGGGCCCCCTACACCCCTGAAACcggccctggtcaacagtgttGACGTTA ggCAGGCGTTTCCTGTGTTGGAGAGGATAGCAGGGGACGGGATACCAGACCTGTTGGTGGCACCCCCTCCTCTCTCGAGGAGGTGCCTTCCGGAGGCCTCCACCCTGCGACCCCTGCAAGAGAAACCCCTCCGATTCCCCACCATGAACCTGACCTCCCATG CTGGGGAGATTCCTGCTCCTCTAGAGTTCTCCGTAGCCGATCCTGCTCTTGACGTTCCCGAGTTTGAGGATGTAGGGTCGGAGCTTCTGAAATTGGAAGCCCGAGAAATCCAGCCTGCAGacttggtggagagagaggggtcagaaTGGGGGGATGGAGAATATGGTGACAACATTCCAGAGACAGTGCTTCTGAAGCAGGACATtctggaagagggggaggggcttCCAGAATTCGAGGACCACAGAGTTCCAGAATCAGAACCGGTGGTCGAGGTTCCATTGGAGGTTCGGGTGGAGTTTATCCAAGAAATTGTCCCTGCCTCCCCTTCCAGCCAGGACCCCCAGCCAGCGGCAGG ATCTGCTGCAGAAGACGGCACCTATGAGAGCTATGACAAAGCCAATGAAGACATGCCCTCAGCCAAACAGAAGGTCAAGGGTCAACCCACCAAGAAGAAGAAGGAACCAAAGA ACCCATATGCTGAGACTCAGCCTCCG ACTAAAGGAACACCCAGGGCTGGCTGGTCTTTTAAGAAGCCTGCTCCGGAAACCCCAGAGAAGAAAGATCTGAAGAAGAAAGACAAACAACATCTGGGGAAGGACAAgaaagaacagaaagagagagagaagaaggagcagaaagagagagagaagaaagaaaacgAGATGAAGACGTTTAAG ATAACAGGTCAGGAGGAGGCTATATATCAGGCTACAGTGACGGTAGCATCTAAAGGACGGAAGAACGACCTGGCTTTGAAGAATAGAGACATCGTCAGCATCATACGGACCACAAACTGCCCCAAAGGAAAATGGCTGGTCAGGGACAGCACTAATACAT atgggtACGTCTCAGTGAGCCAGCTGGATCTGGACATTAAGGAGATGTTGAAGCTGGGGAAGAAGGCTTCTCATTCCATCAGCCATAAGGACAGCAGTACTGTGGTACAACAGGGAGGAGAGGTGGCCAGGATGGGCAGCAGGACTTCCAATCACTACCCACTGCAGGAAGATACAGGCAGCT TTACAGACGATAGTGAGGAGTGGACGTATGACAATgaacctctctccttccccaatGAGGAAGATCCTACAGAGAG CGGCCACATCCAAACCATGTCCATGACGG tttctCCAGGAAGCAGAGAGCTTAGCATCCACCACCAACAAACACACAATGACACCACCATAGATGGCATGGATATTCA GGCGAAACATGAAGCACTTCAGAAGCTGGCCACTTTCTTCCACAAACCTGTTGTAGAGGAACCCAtcaggag AAGACATGAAGAACCTGAAAAAAAACCAATCA GCCCCGTGGATATAGAAGAACCAGTGTACCC ATGTAAAGTGGAAGCAGCTTTGGAGCTTCTAGACATGATGGTTCTTCCTCCTCCTGGCCTGTTTGCAGATGACAATCAATGA
- the LOC106584206 gene encoding FYN-binding protein 1 isoform X1, which produces MIFNALEKAKRKFGSPLTTPSPSSPVPPTIEDQPPLPHKSLPELPPIDYDDLAGAGPPTPLKPALVNSVDVRQAFPVLERIAGDGIPDLLVAPPPLSRRCLPEASTLRPLQEKPLRFPTMNLTSHAGEIPAPLEFSVADPALDVPEFEDVGSELLKLEAREIQPADLVEREGSEWGDGEYGDNIPETVLLKQDILEEGEGLPEFEDHRVPESEPVVEVPLEVRVEFIQEIVPASPSSQDPQPAAGSAAEDGTYESYDKANEDMPSAKQKVKGQPTKKKKEPKSKTQAPYNPYAETQPPTKGTPRAGWSFKKPAPETPEKKDLKKKDKQHLGKDKKEQKEREKKEQKEREKKENEMKTFKITGQEEAIYQATVTVASKGRKNDLALKNRDIVSIIRTTNCPKGKWLVRDSTNTYGYVSVSQLDLDIKEMLKLGKKASHSISHKDSSTVVQQGGEVARMGSRTSNHYPLQEDTGSFTDDSEEWTYDNEPLSFPNEEDPTESGHIQTMSMTVSPGSRELSIHHQQTHNDTTIDGMDIQAKHEALQKLATFFHKPVVEEPIRRRHEEPEKKPISPVDIEEPVYPCKVEAALELLDMMVLPPPGLFADDNQ; this is translated from the exons ATGATCTTCAATGCTCTGGAGAAGGCCAAGAGGAAGTTTGGCAG CCCTTTGaccaccccctccccctccagcccTGTCCCACCCACCATAGAGGACCAACCCCCACTCCCCCACAAATCCCTCCCTGAGCTCCCACCAATCGACTACGATGATCTGGCCGGGGCGGGGCCCCCTACACCCCTGAAACcggccctggtcaacagtgttGACGTTA ggCAGGCGTTTCCTGTGTTGGAGAGGATAGCAGGGGACGGGATACCAGACCTGTTGGTGGCACCCCCTCCTCTCTCGAGGAGGTGCCTTCCGGAGGCCTCCACCCTGCGACCCCTGCAAGAGAAACCCCTCCGATTCCCCACCATGAACCTGACCTCCCATG CTGGGGAGATTCCTGCTCCTCTAGAGTTCTCCGTAGCCGATCCTGCTCTTGACGTTCCCGAGTTTGAGGATGTAGGGTCGGAGCTTCTGAAATTGGAAGCCCGAGAAATCCAGCCTGCAGacttggtggagagagaggggtcagaaTGGGGGGATGGAGAATATGGTGACAACATTCCAGAGACAGTGCTTCTGAAGCAGGACATtctggaagagggggaggggcttCCAGAATTCGAGGACCACAGAGTTCCAGAATCAGAACCGGTGGTCGAGGTTCCATTGGAGGTTCGGGTGGAGTTTATCCAAGAAATTGTCCCTGCCTCCCCTTCCAGCCAGGACCCCCAGCCAGCGGCAGG ATCTGCTGCAGAAGACGGCACCTATGAGAGCTATGACAAAGCCAATGAAGACATGCCCTCAGCCAAACAGAAGGTCAAGGGTCAACCCACCAAGAAGAAGAAGGAACCAAAGAGTAAGACACAGGCACCTTACA ACCCATATGCTGAGACTCAGCCTCCG ACTAAAGGAACACCCAGGGCTGGCTGGTCTTTTAAGAAGCCTGCTCCGGAAACCCCAGAGAAGAAAGATCTGAAGAAGAAAGACAAACAACATCTGGGGAAGGACAAgaaagaacagaaagagagagagaagaaggagcagaaagagagagagaagaaagaaaacgAGATGAAGACGTTTAAG ATAACAGGTCAGGAGGAGGCTATATATCAGGCTACAGTGACGGTAGCATCTAAAGGACGGAAGAACGACCTGGCTTTGAAGAATAGAGACATCGTCAGCATCATACGGACCACAAACTGCCCCAAAGGAAAATGGCTGGTCAGGGACAGCACTAATACAT atgggtACGTCTCAGTGAGCCAGCTGGATCTGGACATTAAGGAGATGTTGAAGCTGGGGAAGAAGGCTTCTCATTCCATCAGCCATAAGGACAGCAGTACTGTGGTACAACAGGGAGGAGAGGTGGCCAGGATGGGCAGCAGGACTTCCAATCACTACCCACTGCAGGAAGATACAGGCAGCT TTACAGACGATAGTGAGGAGTGGACGTATGACAATgaacctctctccttccccaatGAGGAAGATCCTACAGAGAG CGGCCACATCCAAACCATGTCCATGACGG tttctCCAGGAAGCAGAGAGCTTAGCATCCACCACCAACAAACACACAATGACACCACCATAGATGGCATGGATATTCA GGCGAAACATGAAGCACTTCAGAAGCTGGCCACTTTCTTCCACAAACCTGTTGTAGAGGAACCCAtcaggag AAGACATGAAGAACCTGAAAAAAAACCAATCA GCCCCGTGGATATAGAAGAACCAGTGTACCC ATGTAAAGTGGAAGCAGCTTTGGAGCTTCTAGACATGATGGTTCTTCCTCCTCCTGGCCTGTTTGCAGATGACAATCAATGA
- the LOC106584206 gene encoding FYN-binding protein 1 isoform X4, translated as MNLTSHAGEIPAPLEFSVADPALDVPEFEDVGSELLKLEAREIQPADLVEREGSEWGDGEYGDNIPETVLLKQDILEEGEGLPEFEDHRVPESEPVVEVPLEVRVEFIQEIVPASPSSQDPQPAAGSAAEDGTYESYDKANEDMPSAKQKVKGQPTKKKKEPKSKTQAPYNPYAETQPPTKGTPRAGWSFKKPAPETPEKKDLKKKDKQHLGKDKKEQKEREKKEQKEREKKENEMKTFKITGQEEAIYQATVTVASKGRKNDLALKNRDIVSIIRTTNCPKGKWLVRDSTNTYGYVSVSQLDLDIKEMLKLGKKASHSISHKDSSTVVQQGGEVARMGSRTSNHYPLQEDTGSFTDDSEEWTYDNEPLSFPNEEDPTESGHIQTMSMTVSPGSRELSIHHQQTHNDTTIDGMDIQAKHEALQKLATFFHKPVVEEPIRRRHEEPEKKPISPVDIEEPVYPCKVEAALELLDMMVLPPPGLFADDNQ; from the exons ATGAACCTGACCTCCCATG CTGGGGAGATTCCTGCTCCTCTAGAGTTCTCCGTAGCCGATCCTGCTCTTGACGTTCCCGAGTTTGAGGATGTAGGGTCGGAGCTTCTGAAATTGGAAGCCCGAGAAATCCAGCCTGCAGacttggtggagagagaggggtcagaaTGGGGGGATGGAGAATATGGTGACAACATTCCAGAGACAGTGCTTCTGAAGCAGGACATtctggaagagggggaggggcttCCAGAATTCGAGGACCACAGAGTTCCAGAATCAGAACCGGTGGTCGAGGTTCCATTGGAGGTTCGGGTGGAGTTTATCCAAGAAATTGTCCCTGCCTCCCCTTCCAGCCAGGACCCCCAGCCAGCGGCAGG ATCTGCTGCAGAAGACGGCACCTATGAGAGCTATGACAAAGCCAATGAAGACATGCCCTCAGCCAAACAGAAGGTCAAGGGTCAACCCACCAAGAAGAAGAAGGAACCAAAGAGTAAGACACAGGCACCTTACA ACCCATATGCTGAGACTCAGCCTCCG ACTAAAGGAACACCCAGGGCTGGCTGGTCTTTTAAGAAGCCTGCTCCGGAAACCCCAGAGAAGAAAGATCTGAAGAAGAAAGACAAACAACATCTGGGGAAGGACAAgaaagaacagaaagagagagagaagaaggagcagaaagagagagagaagaaagaaaacgAGATGAAGACGTTTAAG ATAACAGGTCAGGAGGAGGCTATATATCAGGCTACAGTGACGGTAGCATCTAAAGGACGGAAGAACGACCTGGCTTTGAAGAATAGAGACATCGTCAGCATCATACGGACCACAAACTGCCCCAAAGGAAAATGGCTGGTCAGGGACAGCACTAATACAT atgggtACGTCTCAGTGAGCCAGCTGGATCTGGACATTAAGGAGATGTTGAAGCTGGGGAAGAAGGCTTCTCATTCCATCAGCCATAAGGACAGCAGTACTGTGGTACAACAGGGAGGAGAGGTGGCCAGGATGGGCAGCAGGACTTCCAATCACTACCCACTGCAGGAAGATACAGGCAGCT TTACAGACGATAGTGAGGAGTGGACGTATGACAATgaacctctctccttccccaatGAGGAAGATCCTACAGAGAG CGGCCACATCCAAACCATGTCCATGACGG tttctCCAGGAAGCAGAGAGCTTAGCATCCACCACCAACAAACACACAATGACACCACCATAGATGGCATGGATATTCA GGCGAAACATGAAGCACTTCAGAAGCTGGCCACTTTCTTCCACAAACCTGTTGTAGAGGAACCCAtcaggag AAGACATGAAGAACCTGAAAAAAAACCAATCA GCCCCGTGGATATAGAAGAACCAGTGTACCC ATGTAAAGTGGAAGCAGCTTTGGAGCTTCTAGACATGATGGTTCTTCCTCCTCCTGGCCTGTTTGCAGATGACAATCAATGA